Part of the Paenibacillus sp. JNUCC32 genome is shown below.
ATGCATAAACAGCACCTCGTTTTACGGTATGGATTTGGTTTAAAATGCTATTCATATTTAAAGCGGATAATGAATATCCACGTTATATCATATATCAGGCGGGTTGAAATGTAAAACCTAATGTTTGCGTTCATCTCATATAAAATGCTGAACGGGATCGTGTTGCTGGCATGACCCAGTTCAGCAACGTTTGGATATGACCGAATCATGACTAATGCATGACAGGTGTATGGCTTTTATATGACAGAAGTAACTGTTTCGATAGACTGCCAAACCCTATACTCATGGAAACACATGACAAAAAAACACCGCTCTCATTGAAAGCGGTGTTCTTCCCTTAGTCAATCCGGATCCCTTAGTGCCTGCTTGAGCAGCGGAATCACCTTGGTCCGGTCATTCATGCCGATTTTCTCATAGATGACGCTGATGTAGTTGCGAACCGTACCTTCCGTGATATATAACATATCGGCGATCTCGCGGTTGTTCTTATATTCCGTCATCAGCTTTGCAATTTGCAATTCCCTGGGGGTCAGATTATAGTTCTGCACCGGAAACTGTGGAACTCCTGTCGTTCTTAATCGGGCCGCCAACTTTGCTGCCACCTTCGAAGGGAGCATCAGCTCGCCACGAATCGCCTCGCGGATCGAGGCGATGATTTTATGGGACGTAAAGTCTTTAAGCAAATATCCGGATGCTCCTTTGGCCAGTGCCTCTATAATGAAATCCTCTTCGGTGAACGTCGTGAGGATCAGCACGATCGTATCCGGATTAGACTGCTTAATCTGGTGCGTTGCCGCAATTCCGTTCATTACCGGCATTTCGATGTCCATTAACACAAGCTGAGGACGCAGCTGCTCCACCAGCTCGCAAGCGGTCTGCCCATTGTCCGTCGTAGCAACGACCTCCATTTCGGGCTCCATATTGATAATGGTCTCTAGGCCTTCACGGACAATGGTTTGATCCTCTGCAATGAGTATGCTTATGCTTGACATTTCTGATCACTCCTTAAGCGCGGAACGGGGCATGGTGAGTAATAACACACAGCCTGCTCCATCCTTCGTGCTGACCTGGAAGGTGCCACCCCTTCGCCGGGTCGTTTGCCGCATCATGGTCAATCCGAATCCAAGCCGTTCGGACGTAAAGGGCAGTCCGTTATTTTCGAGCGTAAACTGGATAGCGTCTTCTGTCTCGATCAACTCAAACCGGAAAAACGTGCATTGGCCGTGACGAATACCGTTCGTGATTCCCTCCTGCAAGGCATGGCGGATCAACTTCTCGGCCTCCGGCTCAAGACTTCCGTCGGAGACTTCAATCTTATGCTCCACGCTGACTTCCGCATATTGCTGGGAGTCGTTAATGATTTGCAGCAAGGAGTCCCGGAACGTTGCTGAAGCAGCCGCTTCCTCGGCAAGCATATGCACGGATTTCCGCATTTCATGAAGCCCTTTGCGGAGCAGGTCGGACGCATGCTTCAATTTCTCCGTCGATTCCGGTGCGTTCTGCGAAGACATTTTCAGACCGAGCTCTAACTGAACGACGCTGGCTGTTAGAATATGTCCTACGTGATCGTGAATATCGCCGGCAATTCGGTTCCGCTCGGCGAGCACGGATATCTCCGACAATGCTCTGGCCCGTTCTTCCAAAGAATGCTCAAGCTCAATGGTCCTCGCCTCCACTTCGCGTTCCAGCGTTGCATTCCAGCGTGCCAGTTGGAGATGCAGTTCAAGGCGTGCCAACAGCTCCTGCTTGTCGACGGGTTTCGCAAGATAATCATTACCGCCGTGTTCAAAACCGGCAACCAAATCCGTCATTTGACTTTTTGCGCTGAGGAAGATGACAGGCAATTCGCCAGAATTGTAATGCCTGCGTATTTCTTCACCTAATTGGAGTCCCGATACGTACGGCATCATGACATCGAGAAGCGCAATGTCCGGTTTGTATCCATTCTGGATCCATTCCAGGGCCTCTTGTCCGCTGCATGTCGACCTGAGTGAATATTTTCCCGCCAGGAACTGCAAGAGTACCTGGACGTTAATCGGATCGTCATCCACGATGAGCACCGAAGGCAGTAGTTTATTGGAGTGGGCTGCCTCCCGCTCAGGCTCAACGATCTCCCAATGTGGGAATGACTCTGCCGGAATGTAATCTGCGACGGGCAGAGGAGGGCTCTTCGGCTTTCCTTCGCCAACCATGGGGAGCGTAAAGCTGAACGTTGAGCCTTCTCCAACACCGGAGGTTACTCCAATCCTTCCGCCATGCAGTTCGACTAGCTTCTTAGTAATCGAGAGCCCGATCCCCGTACCGCCTTGTTGAGATCGATCCAGAGGATTAATTTGCTCGAATGATTCAAAAATACGGTCCAGATCAGCTTCTGCGATGCCGATTCCGCTATCGGTTATCTGAACCGAAACTTGTCCTTGCAGCCTCTTTGCCGTGACGGTAACCGTCCCGGTTTCCGTGTAAGCGATCGCATTTCCTATTAAATTATGCAATATTTGCTGCAACCGATTCTCGTCGGCCATCACGTACATATCGTCCGGCAATTGATGGGATAGTCGAAGCCCTTTCTTCTCGGCTAATGGGTTGAGCACTTGAAGGGTCAGCTCGACGGCCAGACGCAAGTTAACCGTCACGAGGACCAAACCGATTTCCTGGTGCTTGAGCTTTGAGAAATCCAATATATCGTTGACCAAATGGGCAAGCCGCTGGCCGCTGACCTTCATGAGCCGCAAAAGATCGATGACAGGCGATGGCAGTTTGCCGGAACTTCCGTCAATCAATGCATCGGCCAGACCGATAATGCCATGGAGCGGAGTACGCAGCTCATGCGAAGTTTTCGCCAAAAATTCATCCTTCAGTTTATCTAATGTCAACAAACGCTCCGACAAACGCTCCACTTGGGAAAATGCCCGTGAGAATTTCATGGACAGCAATAATGCCTGCAATAATACAAACCCCAGCACACCGTACTGCAGCAACGCTGGCGTTGTAAAGACTCCATTACGGTTTAAGGTATCATTGACCGCCGTCAGGAAAATCAGGGTAAATCCGAGTATGAGGAGGATAGCTCCTTCTTGTCGTTGCCTTGCTACCCGGATGGATGCATAAACGGCATAGAGAACAAGCCCGATGGAATAGACCTGAAATGGGATCAGGGAATAATCGTACACCCGGATATCTGTTGTAAGCACCAGTAAGGTCAAGAATATCGTGAAAAACTGCGTCAACCGACATACCTTGCGGGATAGAAATTGAGGAAACAAGTGATATATATATGAGATCAAAAATAATTCGCCGACGTAAATCGTTAAATACGATACTTTTGCAAACCAAACCCATGAGAACGCTGGGAATATTTCCAGTATAAATCTCGAACCCACCAGCATCGTTCGAACTGCCATGCACATACAGAATAATCCGAAATACAGCGGAGTAACGTCGTTGCGCCTGAGCACGTACAAGATGACATGATACACAGCGATCACCAGCAATGAACCGATGACGAGACTGTCTCTTACAAGCTCTACCGACTTCTCCTGCTGCAGCTGTTTGGCGTCTCCAAGCTCAAAGGCGTTATTAATCCCGCCCTTGGGATACGTAAAATTGGCGACCTGAACCAGAAGCGTCAATCGTCCGTCCGAGTCCGGCTTAACGGGTACGACTACAGACGGACCGTACTTCGGAATGGATGCCTCGTGCGTAGATTCTGGTTTACCGGCCGATGCCGCCAGGGTATCGTTGACCCATAGGGCGTATGACGAATAGATGTTACGCAGCTTGAGTGCAATCGGCTCTTCAGAATCAAGCCCGCTAATCGTCAAACGATACGTTGCATATCCGTCGGCTGGAAGCTTCCTGCCGTTCAACGAATAATTCGTCCAATACTCAGGCATATCGACGTATGCACTTACGGCAGGAAAGCTCCCTTGTTTCAGATCGTCCGGATCCAGCAGTTGGTTCCAATAAAATGCCCACTTTCCGTTCAACGCAATGGAGCCGTCTGTGCCGAAATCCCATCCTTCCAGCTGAAGCTCACCGTTCTGCACGCTCAAGGACGACTTCGCAGTTGCAATATCCGAATGGCCGGCTAAAGATAGGATCAGGTAAAAAAAAACAGGGCAGCCGCGTGTTTACGCCATCTCATGCGAGAATGGACGCAACATCGATATAAATTTCATCGCCTAACCGGGCATTCCCCAGCAGGCGAAGATGTCGCTTGGATGTAAAATCTTTGGGTTCGTAACTGTTGGGTGCTTTAGCGGGGGACAACAGCTTTAGTTGGATATAGGTTTCCGCTACAAGTTTGCTGCAGAAGAAGTCGCGGAACGAAGTAGTGATGCCGAACTTGCCCTCGATGATCTCCCAATACATCTGTTTTTTATCCGGAAACACGGCATCATGCACCTGCTCGATAAAATGATCCAGCAGCTCGTACATTTCCGGTGTTCGATCGGCATGCAAATGACGAATCGCAAACATCGTATCGTAATGGTTGCTGACATCGGTTGACAATCGATCGCGTAACTTCACGAGCTGAGGACCTGATTTCTTGATATGTAACCACGTATCCTCCAGATTATCGAGCGACGTGGATTCCCATAACAGCACTTCATCGTTCGGAGCGCGTACGACCATCGCAACATGTGACCACGGACAATGTTCCAGCGCTTCAATTCGAAGACTTCCCTTGGCTACACCATGAGCGAGCAGAAGATCTCCGGTCTGCAGCTTAGGTTCAATCTCGTTATAAGGAACGGTGGTTTGGTTCATA
Proteins encoded:
- a CDS encoding response regulator transcription factor, with translation MSSISILIAEDQTIVREGLETIINMEPEMEVVATTDNGQTACELVEQLRPQLVLMDIEMPVMNGIAATHQIKQSNPDTIVLILTTFTEEDFIIEALAKGASGYLLKDFTSHKIIASIREAIRGELMLPSKVAAKLAARLRTTGVPQFPVQNYNLTPRELQIAKLMTEYKNNREIADMLYITEGTVRNYISVIYEKIGMNDRTKVIPLLKQALRDPD
- a CDS encoding ATP-binding protein, translated to MQNGELQLEGWDFGTDGSIALNGKWAFYWNQLLDPDDLKQGSFPAVSAYVDMPEYWTNYSLNGRKLPADGYATYRLTISGLDSEEPIALKLRNIYSSYALWVNDTLAASAGKPESTHEASIPKYGPSVVVPVKPDSDGRLTLLVQVANFTYPKGGINNAFELGDAKQLQQEKSVELVRDSLVIGSLLVIAVYHVILYVLRRNDVTPLYFGLFCMCMAVRTMLVGSRFILEIFPAFSWVWFAKVSYLTIYVGELFLISYIYHLFPQFLSRKVCRLTQFFTIFLTLLVLTTDIRVYDYSLIPFQVYSIGLVLYAVYASIRVARQRQEGAILLILGFTLIFLTAVNDTLNRNGVFTTPALLQYGVLGFVLLQALLLSMKFSRAFSQVERLSERLLTLDKLKDEFLAKTSHELRTPLHGIIGLADALIDGSSGKLPSPVIDLLRLMKVSGQRLAHLVNDILDFSKLKHQEIGLVLVTVNLRLAVELTLQVLNPLAEKKGLRLSHQLPDDMYVMADENRLQQILHNLIGNAIAYTETGTVTVTAKRLQGQVSVQITDSGIGIAEADLDRIFESFEQINPLDRSQQGGTGIGLSITKKLVELHGGRIGVTSGVGEGSTFSFTLPMVGEGKPKSPPLPVADYIPAESFPHWEIVEPEREAAHSNKLLPSVLIVDDDPINVQVLLQFLAGKYSLRSTCSGQEALEWIQNGYKPDIALLDVMMPYVSGLQLGEEIRRHYNSGELPVIFLSAKSQMTDLVAGFEHGGNDYLAKPVDKQELLARLELHLQLARWNATLEREVEARTIELEHSLEERARALSEISVLAERNRIAGDIHDHVGHILTASVVQLELGLKMSSQNAPESTEKLKHASDLLRKGLHEMRKSVHMLAEEAAASATFRDSLLQIINDSQQYAEVSVEHKIEVSDGSLEPEAEKLIRHALQEGITNGIRHGQCTFFRFELIETEDAIQFTLENNGLPFTSERLGFGLTMMRQTTRRRGGTFQVSTKDGAGCVLLLTMPRSALKE